In Pseudomonas sp. PDM14, a genomic segment contains:
- a CDS encoding carboxypeptidase-like regulatory domain-containing protein: protein MQSACVPYPHSVTRNSAIEGRVLSAETGQAVSGAKVELDIGSDESWRYETTSDAQGRFAFAEHSDYRLFALLADGPHYWTTLSISAPGYHTRHCMWTSTYWCSSAPIKLPHLTLQPEHLVISEKEAAEDLWHCIESAKEQAN, encoded by the coding sequence ATGCAGAGCGCCTGTGTTCCCTACCCCCACTCGGTAACCCGTAACTCGGCCATCGAAGGCCGCGTGCTGTCCGCCGAAACAGGTCAGGCAGTATCGGGCGCCAAAGTCGAGCTGGATATCGGCAGCGACGAATCCTGGCGCTACGAAACCACCAGCGATGCCCAAGGCCGCTTCGCCTTTGCCGAACATAGCGACTATCGCCTGTTCGCCTTGCTGGCTGATGGGCCTCACTACTGGACCACCCTGTCGATCAGCGCTCCCGGTTATCACACACGCCATTGCATGTGGACGAGCACTTATTGGTGTTCGTCGGCCCCAATCAAATTGCCGCACCTGACGTTGCAGCCGGAACACCTTGTCATCTCGGAAAAAGAAGCCGCAGAGGATCTCTGGCACTGCATCGAATCGGCCAAAGAGCAGGCCAACTAA
- the tssF gene encoding type VI secretion system baseplate subunit TssF, translating into MSFNHHYQSELSALRHLGKRFSERSPALAPFLGQAGRDPDVERLLEGFAFLTGRLRQKLDDELPELTHSLMHLLWPNYMRPLPAFSMLQFDPLKRPGPALQVPRHTPVEARAVEGVTCRFRTAYATEVLPLALNALDYSVKGDGALLSLRLAMSTDGHLGEIGLQRLRLHLAGERYVAQLLYLGLLRHLDGIQLVLLDENGAPLSDARELPLPLLGLAPSQVQAVGFNEEQALIPYPHNTFRGYRHLQEYFAFQDKFLFVDLKGLEALQRQPQEVLERARGLELRFDIRKTGLQRIRPTLDNVRLYCTPVVNLFAHDAIPIRLDGKQDQYLLLPAEYEPQHCGVFSVDRVTGWKPGGMGYEEYVPFESFEHDPSFDQPRARPHYSVRQQSSLLGDGLETWLSFGQRGAEAQETLSIELTCTNQSLARQLKPGDICLPSEDTPEFLTFRNIGAVTPSYAPPLHRDYLWKLISNMSLNYLSLADVEALKVILETYDLPRHYDQHALKVSQRMLGGLKHIRHQHVDRLHRGLPVRGVRTELSMDPDSYLGEGDLFLFASVLNEFFALYASLNSYHELRVQSTQGEVYQWTPRMGQQPLL; encoded by the coding sequence ATGTCCTTCAACCACCATTACCAGAGCGAACTCTCCGCCCTGCGCCACTTGGGCAAGCGCTTCTCCGAGCGCAGCCCGGCGCTGGCGCCGTTTCTCGGCCAGGCCGGGCGCGACCCGGATGTGGAGCGCCTGCTGGAGGGCTTTGCCTTCCTCACCGGGCGCCTGCGGCAGAAACTCGACGACGAACTGCCGGAGCTGACCCATTCGCTGATGCACCTGCTGTGGCCCAACTACATGCGCCCGCTACCGGCCTTCAGCATGCTGCAGTTCGACCCGCTCAAACGCCCCGGCCCGGCGCTGCAGGTTCCGCGCCACACGCCGGTGGAAGCCAGGGCAGTCGAGGGCGTGACCTGCCGTTTCCGCACCGCCTATGCGACCGAAGTGCTGCCGCTGGCACTCAATGCGCTGGACTATTCGGTGAAGGGCGATGGCGCCCTGCTCAGCCTGCGCCTGGCGATGAGCACCGATGGCCACCTAGGCGAAATCGGCCTGCAAAGGCTGCGCCTGCACCTGGCCGGCGAGCGTTATGTCGCCCAGCTGCTTTACCTCGGACTGCTGCGTCACCTCGACGGCATCCAGCTGGTGCTGCTGGATGAAAACGGCGCACCCCTGAGCGATGCCCGGGAGCTGCCGCTGCCGCTTTTAGGACTCGCGCCAAGCCAGGTGCAAGCCGTGGGTTTCAACGAAGAGCAGGCGCTCATTCCCTACCCGCACAACACCTTCCGCGGCTATCGCCACCTGCAGGAATACTTCGCCTTCCAGGACAAATTTCTGTTCGTCGACCTCAAGGGGCTAGAGGCCCTGCAACGCCAACCGCAGGAGGTGCTGGAGCGCGCCCGCGGCCTGGAGTTGCGCTTCGACATCCGCAAAACCGGCCTGCAGCGCATCCGACCGACCCTAGACAACGTGCGCCTGTACTGTACGCCGGTGGTTAACCTGTTCGCCCACGACGCTATTCCGATCCGCCTCGACGGCAAGCAGGACCAGTACCTGCTGCTGCCGGCGGAATACGAGCCGCAACACTGCGGGGTGTTCTCGGTGGATCGGGTGACCGGCTGGAAGCCCGGCGGCATGGGCTACGAGGAATATGTGCCGTTCGAATCGTTCGAGCACGACCCGAGCTTCGACCAGCCGCGGGCACGGCCGCACTACAGCGTGCGCCAGCAGTCATCGCTGCTCGGCGATGGCCTGGAAACCTGGCTCAGCTTCGGCCAGCGCGGCGCCGAGGCGCAGGAAACCCTGTCCATCGAGCTGACCTGCACCAACCAGAGCCTGGCCCGTCAGCTCAAGCCGGGCGATATCTGCCTGCCCAGCGAGGACACCCCGGAGTTTCTTACCTTCCGCAACATCGGCGCAGTAACGCCGAGCTACGCGCCGCCGCTGCACCGCGACTACCTGTGGAAGCTGATCAGCAACATGTCGCTGAACTACCTGTCGCTGGCCGACGTCGAGGCGCTCAAGGTGATCCTCGAAACCTACGACCTGCCCCGCCACTACGACCAGCACGCACTCAAGGTCAGCCAACGCATGCTCGGCGGCCTCAAGCACATTCGCCACCAGCACGTCGACCGCCTGCACCGCGGCCTGCCTGTGCGCGGCGTGCGCACCGAACTGAGCATGGACCCAGACAGCTACCTGGGCGAAGGGGACCTGTTCCTCTTCGCCTCGGTGCTCAACGAATTTTTCGCCCTTTACGCCAGCCTCAACTCGTACCACGAGCTGCGCGTACAGAGTACACAGGGAGAGGTGTACCAATGGACGCCACGCATGGGGCAACAGCCCCTGCTCTGA
- the tssG gene encoding type VI secretion system baseplate subunit TssG: protein MDATHGATAPALNRLSHGIREYSLFQATLRVLDRLRAAHPELDEEALYERLHFQANPSLGFPGSDVDHLEFFDEHGELHARLRINLVSLFGAGSPLPAFYSEQALGDSPEGNPTRDFLDLFNDRLQRLLLPIWRKYRYHTLYDQGARDLFSARLFALIGLGGERIRAAEDLNWRRLLPYLGLLSLRAHSAALVESVLRYYFKHADLRLEQCVERQVRIIPEQRNRLGLANSQLGESLVLGEQVRDRGGKFRIHIRQLGWQRFHEFLPIGSGYQPLCALVRFTLRDPLDYDIRLALRHEEIRELRIGQDNPCHLGWTSWLGHERADGVVTIGGMTH, encoded by the coding sequence ATGGACGCCACGCATGGGGCAACAGCCCCTGCTCTGAACCGGCTCAGCCACGGCATCCGCGAGTACAGCCTGTTCCAGGCGACGCTGCGGGTGCTGGACCGTTTGCGCGCCGCTCATCCCGAACTGGATGAGGAGGCGTTGTACGAGCGCCTGCATTTCCAGGCCAACCCGAGCCTGGGCTTTCCCGGTAGCGATGTCGATCACCTGGAGTTCTTCGACGAGCACGGCGAGCTGCATGCACGCCTGCGTATCAACCTGGTCAGCCTGTTCGGCGCCGGCTCGCCGCTGCCGGCGTTCTACAGCGAACAGGCCCTGGGCGACAGCCCGGAAGGCAATCCCACCCGTGACTTCCTCGACCTGTTCAACGATCGCCTGCAGCGTCTGCTGCTGCCGATCTGGCGCAAGTACCGCTACCACACGCTTTATGATCAGGGCGCGCGCGACCTGTTCTCCGCACGCCTGTTCGCCCTGATCGGCCTGGGCGGCGAACGCATCCGCGCCGCCGAGGACCTTAACTGGCGGCGCCTGCTGCCCTACCTCGGCCTGCTTAGCCTGCGCGCCCACTCGGCGGCCTTGGTCGAGTCGGTGCTGCGCTATTACTTCAAGCACGCCGATCTGCGCCTCGAGCAGTGCGTCGAACGCCAGGTGCGCATCATCCCCGAGCAACGCAATCGCCTCGGCCTGGCCAACAGCCAGCTGGGCGAAAGCCTGGTGCTCGGCGAGCAGGTACGCGACCGCGGCGGCAAGTTTCGTATCCACATTCGCCAGCTCGGCTGGCAACGCTTCCACGAATTCCTGCCGATCGGCAGTGGCTACCAGCCGCTCTGTGCGCTGGTGCGCTTCACCCTGCGCGACCCGCTCGACTACGACATCCGCCTGGCCCTGCGTCACGAGGAAATCCGCGAGCTGCGTATTGGCCAGGACAACCCCTGCCACCTGGGCTGGACCAGCTGGCTCGGCCACGAACGAGCCGATGGCGTGGTCACCATCGGCGGCATGACTCATTAA
- the tssH gene encoding type VI secretion system ATPase TssH, with protein sequence MINVDLQQLVQALDADTRRDLEGAAERCLQRGGQKILVEDLLLGLLERPHGLLLRALQDAQVDAGELARTLQPRSEHSASCNPVFAAELVQWLQDALLVANLELGQSQVAQAALILALLRNPMRYAGSPYQTLLAGIDAERLRDFALSQQPQNARSASLPNGESALARFTHNFTQQARDGRLDPVLCRDGAIRQMIDILARRRKNNPIVVGEAGVGKTAIVEGLALRIASGEVPDTLKGVELLCLDMGLLQAGASVKGEFERRLQGVIDEVNASPKPIILFIDEAHTLIGAGGQAGGSDAANLLKPALARGELRTIAATTWSEYKRYFEKDPALARRFQPVQLHEPTVSEAVTILRGLAPVYEKSHGIYLRDDAVVAAAELSARYLAGRQLPDKAVDVLDTACARVRISLAAAPEAIERLRGEIAEGQRQHQALQRDQQAGLAGDEALLETLQARLDQAAAHLRQREQHWLAQQQLATRLLDLRQQCAAARLQQANDDHDDADEPQPDLEELEAELRAIQAALATAQAGERLVSHEVCPRLVAEVISHWTGVPLSQLAREHNAKVASFASDLRARMRGQEQAVQVLDRAMRAAASGLNKDDAPAGVLLLVGPSGVGKTETALALADLLYGGERFLTTINMSEFQEKHTVSRLIGAPPGYVGYGEGGMLTEAVRQKPYSVILLDEVEKADPDVMNVFYQIFDKGVANDGEGREINFRNCLILLTSNLASDSIEALCAGEQRPPVEQLEEAIRPTLSRHFKPALLARMRVVPYYPVAGAVLRELIQLKLQRLGQRLARRKLSFSHSPALLEHLAARCASGESGARLIDQLLEQSVLPRIADRLLDAMASGAAISHVHATLDGEGALACEFD encoded by the coding sequence ATGATCAATGTCGATCTACAGCAGCTGGTGCAGGCACTGGACGCCGATACCCGCCGCGATCTCGAAGGCGCTGCCGAGCGCTGCCTGCAGCGTGGCGGGCAAAAGATCCTCGTCGAGGATCTGCTGCTCGGCCTGCTCGAACGTCCGCACGGCCTGCTGCTGCGTGCCCTGCAGGATGCCCAGGTGGACGCCGGCGAGCTGGCGCGCACCCTGCAGCCACGCAGCGAGCACAGCGCCTCGTGCAACCCGGTGTTCGCCGCCGAGTTGGTGCAGTGGCTGCAGGACGCCCTGCTGGTGGCCAACCTGGAACTCGGCCAGAGCCAGGTCGCGCAGGCGGCGCTGATCCTCGCCCTGCTGCGCAATCCCATGCGCTACGCCGGCAGCCCGTACCAGACGCTGCTGGCCGGTATTGATGCCGAACGCCTACGCGACTTCGCCCTCAGCCAACAACCGCAGAACGCACGCTCGGCCAGCCTGCCAAACGGTGAAAGCGCCCTGGCGCGCTTCACCCACAACTTCACCCAGCAGGCCCGTGACGGCCGGCTGGACCCGGTGCTGTGCCGCGATGGTGCGATCCGCCAGATGATCGACATCCTCGCCCGGCGGCGGAAGAACAACCCGATCGTGGTCGGTGAAGCCGGCGTCGGCAAAACCGCCATCGTCGAGGGCCTGGCCCTGCGCATCGCTAGCGGGGAGGTGCCGGATACGCTCAAGGGCGTCGAGCTGCTGTGCCTGGACATGGGCCTGCTGCAGGCCGGCGCCAGCGTCAAAGGCGAATTCGAACGGCGTCTGCAGGGGGTGATCGATGAGGTCAATGCTTCGCCCAAACCGATCATCCTGTTCATCGACGAAGCCCACACCCTGATCGGCGCCGGCGGCCAGGCCGGTGGATCGGACGCCGCCAACCTGCTCAAGCCAGCCTTGGCCCGTGGCGAGCTGCGCACCATCGCCGCGACTACCTGGAGCGAATACAAGCGGTACTTCGAGAAGGACCCGGCCCTGGCCCGGCGCTTCCAGCCGGTGCAATTGCACGAGCCCACGGTGAGCGAGGCGGTGACCATCCTCCGTGGTCTGGCGCCGGTGTACGAGAAGAGCCACGGCATCTATCTGCGTGACGACGCGGTGGTCGCCGCTGCCGAACTGTCGGCCCGCTACCTGGCCGGACGCCAGTTGCCAGACAAGGCCGTGGACGTACTTGATACCGCCTGCGCCCGCGTGCGCATCAGCCTGGCCGCCGCCCCGGAAGCCATCGAGCGCCTGCGCGGCGAGATCGCCGAAGGCCAGCGCCAGCACCAGGCGTTGCAGCGCGACCAGCAGGCAGGGCTGGCCGGCGACGAGGCACTACTGGAGACACTGCAGGCTCGTCTCGATCAAGCCGCCGCCCACCTGCGGCAACGGGAACAACACTGGCTCGCCCAGCAGCAACTGGCCACCCGCCTGCTGGACCTGCGCCAGCAGTGTGCAGCCGCGCGACTGCAGCAAGCGAACGATGACCATGATGATGCCGATGAGCCGCAGCCGGACCTGGAAGAGCTCGAAGCCGAGCTGCGCGCGATCCAGGCCGCGCTGGCCACAGCCCAGGCCGGTGAGCGCCTGGTCAGCCATGAGGTCTGCCCGCGCCTGGTGGCCGAAGTGATCAGCCACTGGACCGGCGTGCCGCTGAGCCAGCTGGCCCGCGAACACAACGCCAAGGTGGCCAGCTTCGCAAGCGACCTGCGCGCCCGCATGCGTGGCCAGGAGCAGGCGGTGCAGGTGCTGGATCGCGCCATGCGCGCCGCCGCCTCCGGGTTGAACAAGGACGACGCGCCGGCCGGCGTGCTCCTCCTGGTCGGCCCCAGCGGCGTGGGCAAGACCGAGACCGCCCTGGCCCTGGCCGACCTGCTGTACGGCGGCGAGCGCTTCCTCACCACCATCAACATGTCCGAGTTCCAGGAGAAGCACACCGTCTCCCGGCTGATCGGCGCGCCGCCCGGCTACGTCGGCTACGGCGAGGGCGGCATGCTCACCGAGGCCGTAAGGCAGAAGCCCTACTCGGTGATTCTCCTAGACGAGGTGGAGAAGGCCGATCCAGACGTAATGAACGTCTTCTACCAAATCTTCGACAAGGGCGTGGCCAACGACGGCGAAGGCCGCGAGATCAACTTTCGCAACTGCCTGATCCTGCTCACCTCCAACCTGGCCAGCGACAGCATCGAAGCGCTCTGCGCTGGCGAGCAGCGACCGCCGGTGGAACAGCTGGAAGAGGCGATCCGCCCGACCCTCAGTCGCCACTTCAAGCCGGCCCTGCTGGCACGCATGCGCGTGGTGCCTTACTACCCGGTGGCCGGCGCCGTGCTACGCGAGCTGATTCAGCTCAAGCTGCAGCGCCTCGGCCAGCGTCTAGCCCGGCGCAAGCTGAGCTTCAGCCACAGCCCGGCCCTGCTCGAGCACCTGGCCGCGCGTTGCGCCAGCGGCGAGAGCGGCGCGCGGCTGATCGACCAGCTGCTGGAGCAGAGCGTGCTGCCGCGCATCGCCGACCGTCTGCTGGATGCCATGGCCAGCGGCGCCGCCATCTCCCACGTACATGCCACCCTGGACGGTGAAGGAGCGCTGGCCTGTGAGTTCGATTGA
- a CDS encoding sigma-54 interaction domain-containing protein, whose amino-acid sequence MLGQIAQPLAYAEQLLQQFTRLSRLAGAERLPVALAEAAAQLSGCRLAQLYLLDSTHTRLTLTAEWLDGQLAEHETSLSSDYDGEQLLQYCLCQNRHLSLASLDPSLHETSFLPAAEKPWRSLLCLPLQDEQARVAGLLLVASSSTRDLDGFAASLASLGAFALAQHQLLQRLRAPKAAAPEAVSPALPSDYGLIGSSPAMRAVYQLLGKVLHNPVSVLLTGETGTGKELVARAIHDCGFRRSQAFIVQNCASLPESLLESELFGYRKGAFTGAERDRKGLFDAADGGTLFLDEIGDMPLALQAKLLRVLQEGEVRPLGSTATHRVDVRIVAATHRDLRSLVEQGRFREDLFYRLSHFPIELPPLRDRAEDILQLARHFADTASTFLQRDTCRWADTTLTHLAAYAFPGNVRELKGLVERAVLLCEGGELLPEHFALRRDSRPDDGCMNLRERMEQVERNLLLDCLRKNRGNQSQAARELGLPRRTLLYRMDRLSISPADV is encoded by the coding sequence CTGCTGGGCCAGATCGCCCAGCCGCTGGCCTATGCCGAACAGTTGCTGCAGCAGTTCACCCGCCTGTCTCGCCTGGCCGGTGCCGAGCGCCTGCCGGTAGCCCTGGCCGAGGCGGCGGCGCAGCTCAGCGGCTGCCGCCTGGCCCAGCTGTACCTGCTGGACAGTACCCACACGCGCCTGACGCTGACCGCCGAATGGCTGGACGGCCAGCTCGCCGAGCACGAGACCAGCCTGTCCAGCGACTATGACGGCGAGCAGCTGCTGCAGTACTGCCTGTGCCAGAACCGCCACCTGAGCCTGGCCAGCCTCGACCCCAGCCTGCACGAGACCAGCTTCCTGCCGGCGGCGGAAAAGCCCTGGCGCAGCCTGCTGTGCCTGCCGCTGCAGGATGAACAGGCACGCGTCGCCGGTCTGCTGCTGGTGGCCAGCAGCAGCACCCGCGACCTCGACGGCTTCGCCGCCTCGCTGGCCAGCCTGGGCGCCTTCGCCCTGGCCCAGCACCAGCTGCTGCAACGCCTGCGCGCACCCAAGGCGGCCGCGCCGGAAGCGGTCAGCCCGGCGCTACCCAGCGACTATGGTCTGATCGGCAGCAGCCCGGCGATGCGCGCGGTGTATCAGTTGCTCGGCAAAGTGCTGCACAACCCGGTCAGTGTGCTGCTCACCGGAGAAACCGGTACCGGCAAGGAACTGGTCGCACGTGCCATCCACGATTGCGGCTTCCGCCGCAGCCAGGCGTTCATCGTGCAGAACTGCGCCTCACTGCCGGAAAGCCTGCTGGAGAGCGAGCTGTTCGGCTACCGCAAGGGCGCCTTCACCGGCGCCGAGCGCGACCGCAAGGGCCTGTTCGATGCTGCTGATGGCGGCACCCTGTTCCTCGACGAGATCGGCGACATGCCGCTGGCGCTACAGGCCAAACTGCTGCGCGTGCTGCAGGAAGGTGAAGTACGCCCGCTGGGCAGCACCGCGACCCACCGCGTCGATGTACGCATCGTCGCAGCCACCCACCGCGACCTGCGCAGCCTGGTCGAGCAGGGGCGGTTTCGCGAAGACCTGTTCTATCGCCTCTCGCACTTTCCCATCGAACTGCCACCACTGCGCGACCGCGCCGAAGACATCCTGCAACTGGCGCGGCATTTCGCCGACACGGCCAGCACTTTTCTGCAGCGTGATACCTGCCGCTGGGCCGACACCACCCTCACCCATCTCGCCGCCTACGCCTTCCCCGGCAACGTGCGCGAACTCAAGGGACTGGTCGAGCGCGCCGTGCTGCTCTGCGAAGGCGGCGAACTGCTGCCCGAGCACTTCGCCCTGCGCCGCGACAGCAGGCCCGACGATGGCTGCATGAACCTGCGCGAACGCATGGAACAGGTCGAGCGCAATCTGCTGCTCGACTGCCTGCGCAAGAACCGTGGCAATCAGAGCCAGGCCGCCCGCGAACTGGGCCTGCCGCGACGCACCCTGCTGTACCGCATGGACCGGCTGAGTATCAGCCCGGCCGATGTCTGA
- a CDS encoding type VI secretion protein — protein sequence MSQRFCSAALLVLLACLGGCAGNYTSSDDDYRPLGDPQAEQRGK from the coding sequence ATGTCCCAGCGTTTCTGCAGTGCCGCCCTGCTGGTACTGCTCGCATGCCTCGGCGGTTGCGCCGGTAACTACACATCCAGCGATGATGACTACCGCCCTCTGGGCGACCCGCAGGCCGAACAACGCGGCAAGTGA
- the tagH gene encoding type VI secretion system-associated FHA domain protein TagH, with protein MELVFDVVSTQQFAPGLLTSKTFKKAGGVIGRGEDCDWAIPDSKRILSNRHAQVSYSDGHFYLTDTSSNGIQLRDNGARLPKGEPQRVEHGCVYCLGELEIRARVLQDPAQFEEQIGQRQQAGSIIPDDAFLALDPIAALEQRPRGYSTLDEFAGLVQAPEEQATRSEYARIDMESLLLPELVAQAEPAPLDTRPAPPRPSASSAPAAPLDDAFWPRFADALGVRLDDLDEAARQALALQAARLLRQSVGGLQQSLRTRGELKNELRLALTTVQSAGNNPLKHSADASEALTTLLRSGKPGQLSAEQAMGRAYRDLQAHQVALFAASRAAVQGLLQQFAPEQLTLQFEQHRKPLLATSASRWRAYRRHFRALEKDNDWSERLFARDFARTYEEQVRLIATLNTDFQG; from the coding sequence ATGGAACTGGTATTCGATGTCGTCAGCACCCAGCAATTCGCCCCGGGCCTGCTGACCAGCAAGACCTTCAAGAAGGCCGGTGGCGTGATCGGCCGTGGTGAGGACTGCGACTGGGCGATCCCCGACAGCAAACGCATCCTCTCCAACCGTCATGCCCAGGTCAGCTACAGCGACGGGCATTTTTATCTCACCGATACCAGCAGCAACGGCATCCAGCTCAGGGACAACGGCGCGCGCCTGCCCAAAGGCGAGCCGCAACGCGTCGAGCATGGCTGCGTGTACTGCCTCGGCGAGCTGGAGATCCGCGCCCGCGTGCTGCAAGACCCGGCGCAGTTCGAGGAACAGATCGGCCAACGCCAGCAGGCCGGTAGCATCATTCCCGACGACGCCTTTCTCGCCCTCGACCCGATCGCCGCACTGGAACAGCGCCCGCGCGGCTACAGCACCCTGGACGAGTTCGCCGGCCTGGTGCAGGCGCCGGAGGAGCAAGCGACGCGCAGCGAGTACGCGCGCATCGACATGGAAAGCCTGCTGCTACCGGAGCTGGTGGCGCAGGCCGAGCCGGCACCGCTGGACACACGTCCGGCGCCACCCCGGCCCAGTGCCTCATCGGCACCAGCGGCGCCGTTGGACGATGCCTTCTGGCCGCGCTTCGCCGACGCCCTGGGGGTACGCCTCGACGACCTCGACGAAGCGGCGCGTCAGGCGCTGGCACTGCAGGCTGCCCGCCTGCTGCGCCAGAGCGTCGGCGGCCTGCAGCAGAGCCTGCGCACCCGTGGAGAATTGAAGAACGAGCTGCGCCTGGCCCTGACCACCGTGCAGAGCGCCGGCAACAACCCGCTCAAGCACAGCGCCGATGCCAGCGAAGCGCTGACCACCCTGCTGCGCAGCGGCAAGCCCGGCCAGCTCAGCGCCGAACAGGCCATGGGCCGCGCCTACCGCGACCTGCAGGCGCACCAGGTGGCCCTGTTCGCTGCCAGCCGCGCCGCCGTGCAGGGCCTGCTCCAGCAGTTCGCGCCCGAGCAGCTGACCCTGCAGTTCGAGCAGCACCGCAAGCCACTGCTCGCCACCTCCGCCAGCCGCTGGCGCGCCTACCGCCGCCACTTCCGTGCCCTGGAGAAGGACAACGACTGGAGCGAGCGCCTGTTCGCCCGCGACTTCGCCAGGACCTACGAAGAGCAGGTGCGCCTGATCGCCACGCTCAATACGGACTTTCAAGGATGA
- the tssJ gene encoding type VI secretion system lipoprotein TssJ, which translates to MRRLLTLALLVALSGCASLSPYSDMTKLDLRLQASETLNPDLHGRPSPIVVRLLELKNPSSFNNSDFFSLYQRPKESLMPDLISFEELEVRPGEQRDLKLSVQSGSRYVGVIAAYRDLPEATWRYVVSLQEGQINQAALRLDERGLQALNRDGAGD; encoded by the coding sequence ATGCGCCGTCTTCTCACCCTCGCCCTGCTCGTTGCCCTGAGCGGCTGCGCCAGCCTGTCGCCCTACTCCGACATGACCAAGCTCGACCTGCGCCTGCAGGCCAGCGAGACCCTCAACCCCGACCTGCACGGCCGGCCTTCGCCCATCGTGGTGCGCCTGCTGGAGCTGAAGAATCCCTCGTCGTTCAACAACAGCGACTTCTTCTCCCTGTACCAGCGGCCGAAGGAATCGCTGATGCCCGACCTGATCAGTTTCGAGGAACTGGAGGTCCGCCCCGGCGAACAGCGCGACCTCAAGCTCTCGGTACAGTCGGGCAGCCGCTACGTCGGCGTGATCGCTGCCTACCGCGACCTGCCGGAAGCGACCTGGCGCTACGTCGTCTCGCTCCAGGAAGGCCAGATCAATCAGGCCGCCCTGCGCCTAGACGAGCGCGGCCTGCAGGCGCTGAATCGCGACGGCGCGGGGGACTGA
- the tssK gene encoding type VI secretion system baseplate subunit TssK translates to MDMLKVVWQEGMLLRPQHFQQNDRYYEHQLKSRTRLQDCYPWGFFSLEIDYQFLGMGKLVISQASGVLPDGSLFEIDASREPLALDVPANTSTMPVYLALPLVTGNHIESRRGEQQDVLARYRACELDVADSNAGDITVSQVSCGRPEFRLLLGEQRSEQAFVTLKVAEILDTSPDGVIALDPDHSPTFLHTQASGYLLSCLKEVISLLGHRGDILAERVRAAGKLGNTEVGDFLMLQLVNRYEPQLRHYLSLEQMHPELLYRELVGLLGELATFASDHKRPRLDSRYLHNDQAGSFRKLMEALRQVLSMVLEQHAIELPLQQRQYGIQVSPLQDHALLGSATFILAASAQCDSEELRKRLPAHLKIAAVERIRQLVNLHLPGIKAKPLPVAPRQIPFHAGKTYFALEFSAEELAQLESSGGFAFHVSGDFTGLELKFWAIRS, encoded by the coding sequence ATGGATATGCTCAAGGTTGTCTGGCAGGAAGGGATGCTCCTGCGCCCCCAGCATTTCCAGCAGAACGATCGCTACTACGAGCACCAGCTCAAGTCGCGCACGCGCCTGCAGGACTGCTACCCCTGGGGCTTCTTCAGCCTGGAAATCGATTACCAGTTCCTCGGCATGGGCAAGCTGGTGATCAGCCAGGCCAGTGGCGTACTGCCCGACGGCAGCCTGTTCGAGATCGACGCCAGCCGCGAACCGCTGGCCCTCGACGTGCCAGCGAACACCTCCACCATGCCGGTGTACCTGGCCCTGCCGCTGGTCACCGGCAACCACATCGAAAGCCGCCGCGGCGAACAGCAGGACGTGCTCGCCCGCTACCGTGCCTGCGAGCTGGACGTGGCCGACTCCAATGCCGGCGACATCACCGTCAGCCAGGTCAGCTGCGGGCGGCCGGAGTTCCGCCTGCTACTCGGCGAACAGCGCAGCGAGCAGGCCTTCGTCACGCTCAAGGTCGCGGAGATTCTCGACACCAGCCCGGACGGCGTCATCGCCCTCGACCCGGACCACAGCCCGACCTTCCTGCACACCCAGGCCAGCGGCTACCTGCTGTCGTGCCTCAAGGAAGTGATCAGCCTGCTCGGCCACCGCGGCGACATCCTCGCCGAACGCGTGCGTGCCGCCGGCAAGCTGGGCAACACCGAGGTCGGCGACTTCCTCATGCTGCAGCTGGTCAACCGCTACGAGCCGCAGCTGCGCCACTACCTGAGCCTGGAGCAGATGCACCCGGAGCTGCTCTACCGCGAACTGGTCGGCCTGCTCGGCGAGCTGGCCACCTTCGCCAGCGACCACAAGCGCCCACGCCTGGACAGCCGTTACCTGCACAACGACCAGGCCGGCAGCTTCCGCAAGCTGATGGAGGCGCTGCGCCAGGTGTTGTCGATGGTGCTCGAACAGCACGCCATCGAGCTGCCCTTGCAGCAGCGCCAGTACGGCATCCAGGTGTCGCCACTGCAGGACCATGCGCTGCTCGGCAGCGCCACGTTCATCCTCGCCGCCAGCGCCCAGTGCGATTCCGAGGAGCTGCGCAAGCGCCTGCCGGCGCACCTGAAGATCGCTGCCGTCGAGCGTATCCGCCAACTGGTCAACCTGCACCTGCCGGGGATCAAGGCCAAACCGCTGCCGGTCGCGCCCCGGCAGATTCCCTTCCACGCGGGCAAGACCTACTTCGCCCTGGAGTTCAGCGCCGAGGAACTGGCGCAGTTGGAGAGCTCCGGCGGTTTTGCCTTCCACGTGTCCGGTGACTTCACCGGGCTCGAGCTGAAATTCTGGGCGATCAGGAGCTGA